In the Brassica napus cultivar Da-Ae chromosome A7, Da-Ae, whole genome shotgun sequence genome, one interval contains:
- the LOC106355536 gene encoding cytochrome P450 94B3-like — protein MEFLIIIILFLVSLPIFIFFIFPRQPSSHIGFKSYPIVGSIPGLVKNRHRFLDWTVETLSRCPTQTAVFRRPGNQQFVMTANPANVEFMLKTKFDSFPKGERFISFLEDFLGRGIFNSDGEMWWKQRKTASYEFSTRSLRDFVMTNVTVEINTRLVPLLAAAATAGESIDLQDILERFAFDNICKLAFNVDAACLGDDGADGVEFMRAFETAATIISKRFQSVVSYSWKIKKKLDIGSEKVLRESIVTVHKFAAGIVRHTIDDQARSSNTNEDLLSRFINIEEMSSPELLRDIVISFILAGRDTTSSALSWFFWLLSKHPEVEEKIRQELNSIRARTGKRVGEVYGFEELKLMNYLHAAITESLRLYPPVPVDTMSCVEDNVLPDGTFVGKAWGISYNAYAMGRMESIWGKGCDRFDPERWIDETDGGFRGENPYKFPVFHAGPRMCLGKEMAYIQMKSIVAAVLDRFVVEVRVKERPEILLSMTLRMKGGLFARIHERT, from the exons ATGGAgtttctcatcatcatcatcctcttcctTGTCTCTCTCcctatcttcatcttcttcatcttcccaaGGCAACCGTCCTCACACATCGGTTTCAAATCCTACCCGATCGTCGGCAGCATACCTGGACTGGTGAAAAACCGTCACCGTTTCCTCGATTGGACGGTAGAGACTCTGTCCAGATGTCCGACACAAACAGCTGTTTTCCGGCGACCAGGGAACCAACAGTTCGTCATGACGGCGAATCCAGCAAACGTCGAGTTCATGCTCAAGACGAAGTTCGATAGCTTCCCTAAAGGCGAGCGGTTCATCTCGTTTCTTGAAGATTTTCTTGGCCGTGGAATATTCAACTCCGACGGCGAGATGTGGTGGAAACAGAGGAAGACGGCGAGCTACGAGTTCAGTACTAGGTCGCTCCGTGACTTCGTTATGACCAACGTCACCGTCGAAATCAACACCAG GCTTGTTCCCCTCTTAGCCGCGGCGGCGACCGCCGGAGAATCCATAGACCTTCAAGATATATTGGAACGCTTTGCGTTCGATAACATCTGCAAGTTAGCATTCAACGTCGATGCCGCTTGCCTCGGCGACGACGGAGCAGACGGTGTAGAGTTCATGAGAGCCTTCGAGACGGCGGCGACGATCATCTCGAAACGGTTTCAGTCCGTGGTCTCGTATTCATGGAAGATCAAGAAGAAACTTGACATAGGATCAGAGAAGGTTCTGAGAGAATCAATCGTGACCGTCCATAAATTCGCAGCCGGTATCGTGCGTCACACGATTGATGATCAAGCTAGGTCAAGTAACACGAACGAGGATTTGCTTTCAAGGTTCATCAACATCGAGGAGATGAGTTCGCCGGAGCTGCTTCGTGATATTGTCATTAGTTTCATTCTCGCGGGACGAGACACGACATCCTCTGCTTTGAGCTGGTTCTTCTGGTTACTCTCTAAGCATCCAGAAGTGGAAGAGAAGATCAGACAAGAGCTGAACTCGATCAGGGCAAGAACAGGGAAACGTGTCGGAGAAGTTTACGGGTTTGAGGAGCTTAAACTGATGAACTATCTGCACGCAGCGATAACCGAATCTCTTAGGTTATATCCTCCTGTGCCAGTGGACACAATGAGTTGCGTTGAGGACAATGTATTACCTGATGGAACATTTGTTGGGAAAGCTTGGGGAATAAGTTACAACGCGTACGCTATGGGGAGGATGGAGAGTATTTGGGGGAAGGGTTGTGATAGGTTTGATCCAGAGAGGTGGATTGATGAAACAGATGGTGGGTTTAGAGGTGAGAATCCTTATAAGTTTCCGGTGTTTCATGCAGGACCAAGGATGTGTTTAGGTAAAGAGATGGCTTATATTCAGATGAAGTCGATAGTTGCGGCGGTGTTGGACAGGTTTGTTGTTGAGGTTCGAGTGAAGGAGCGTCCTGAGATTCTCTTGTCTATGACACTTAGAATGAAAGGTGGTTTGTTTGCTAGGATACATGAAAGAACCTGA
- the LOC106352922 gene encoding cytochrome P450 94B3-like, which produces MEFLIVIIFFLVSLPIFIFFIFPRQPSSHIGFKSYPIVGSLPGLVKNRHRFLDWTVEILSECPTQTAVFRRPGNRQFVMTANPANVEFMLKTKFDSFPKGERFISLLEDLLGRGIFNSDGEMWWKKRKTASYEFSTRSLRDFVMTNVTVEINTRLIPVLSAAATAGKSIDLQDILERFAFDNICKLAFNVDAGCLGDGGADGVEFMRAFDTAATIISERFQSVTPYSWKIKKKLDIGSEKLLRESIVTVHKFADDIVRHTIDQARSSNNTNEDLLSRFINIEEMNSPELLRDIVISFILAGRDTTSSALSWFFWLLSKHPEVENKIIQELNSIRERTGKRIGEVYGYEELKLMNYLHAAITESLRLYPPVPVEIMSCVEDNVLPDGTFVGKAWGISYNAYAMGRMESIWGKGCDRFDPGRWIDETNGGFRGENPYKFPVFHAGPRMCLGKEMAYTQMKSIVAAVLDRFVVEVPGKKERPEIRLSMTLRIKGGLFVRIHERT; this is translated from the exons ATGGAGTTTCTCAtcgtcatcatcttcttcctcgtttCTCTCcctatcttcatcttcttcatcttcccaaGGCAACCTTCCTCACATATCGGTTTCAAATCCTACCCCATTGTCGGAAGCTTACCTGGATTGGTCAAAAACCGTCACCGTTTCCTCGATTGGACGGTAGAGATTCTGTCCGAATGTCCGACACAGACAGCTGTTTTCAGGCGACCAGGGAACAGACAGTTCGTCATGACAGCGAATCCAGCAAACGTAGAGTTCATGCTCAAGACGAAGTTCGATAGCTTCCCTAAAGGCGAGCGGTTCATCTCGCTTCTTGAGGATTTACTTGGCCGCGGGATTTTCAACTCCGACGGCGAGATGTGGTGGAAAAAGAGGAAGACGGCGAGCTACGAGTTCAGTACTAGGTCTCTCCGTGACTTCGTTATGACCAACGTCACCGTCGAAATCAACACCAG GCTTATTCCGGTGTTATCCGCGGCGGCGACCGCCGGAAAATCGATAGACCTACAAGATATATTGGAACGTTTTGCGTTTGATAACATCTGCAAGTTAGCATTCAACGTCGATGCCGGTTGCCTGGGAGACGGCGGAGCAGACGGTGTAGAGTTCATGAGAGCCTTCGATACAGCGGCCACAATCATCTCGGAAAGGTTTCAATCCGTTACCCCGTATTCATGGAAGATCAAGAAGAAACTTGACATAGGATCGGAGAAGCTTCTGAGAGAATCAATCGTGACCGTCCATAAATTCGCAGACGATATCGTGCGTCACACGATTGATCAAGCTAGGTCAAGTAACAACACGAACGAGGATTTGCTTTCAAGGTTCATCAACATCGAGGAAATGAATTCGCCGGAGCTTCTGCGTGACATTGTCATCAGTTTCATACTCGCGGGACGAGACACAACATCCTCTGCTTTGAGCTGGTTCTTCTGGTTGCTCTCTAAGCATCCAGAAGTTGAAAACAAAATCATACAAGAGCTGAACTCGATTAGGGAAAGAACAGGGAAGCGAATCGGTGAAGTTTACGGGTACGAGGAGCTTAAACTGATGAACTATCTGCACGCAGCGATAACCGAATCTCTTAGGTTATATCCTCCTGTGCCGGTGGAAATAATGAGTTGTGTTGAGGACAATGTATTGCCTGATGGGACATTTGTAGGGAAAGCTTGGGGAATAAGTTACAACGCCTACGCGATGGGGAGGATGGAGAGTATCTGGGGGAAGGGTTGTGATAGGTTTGATCCAGGGAGGTGGATTGATGAAACAAATGGTGGGTTTAGAGGTGAGAATCCTTACAAGTTTCCGGTGTTTCATGCAGGACCAAGGATGTGTTTAGGTAAAGAGATGGCTTATACTCAGATGAAATCGATAGTTGCTGCTGTGCTTGACAGGTTTGTTGTTGAGGTTCCGGGGAAGAAGGAACGTCCTGAGATTCGGTTATCTATGACACTTAGAATCAAAGGTGGTTTGTTTGTGAGGATACATGAAAGAACCTGA